The Triticum aestivum cultivar Chinese Spring chromosome 3A, IWGSC CS RefSeq v2.1, whole genome shotgun sequence genome includes a region encoding these proteins:
- the LOC123057456 gene encoding uncharacterized protein: MASTATTVAMALVVLAAVSSDVLPVADAGAGLISRTCKKTKTPAICVAMLRADRRTDGAMNLYGLASNALLIAIDTVYNNTRVIVDLLFEGKEGTPEEEALAVCKQAYLEADNDLELQARLALDFLDYAGASKVILLAKDAGDMCEDAFKAIKKKSPLADLDRQMRERCGVTADLMDLLASKRSE, translated from the coding sequence ATGGCGAGCACGGCAACAACTGTAGCAATGGCTCTCGTCGTGCTCGCAGCCGTGTCCTCTGACGTCCTTCCCGTCGCTGACGCCGGCGCCGGCCTCATCTCCAGGacgtgcaagaagaccaagaccccCGCGATCTGCGTGGCCATGCTGCGCGCCGACCGAAGGACCGACGGCGCCATGAACCTGTACGGCCTCGCCAGCAACGCGCTGCTGATCGCCATCGACACTGTCTACAACAACACTAGGGTAATCGTCGACTTGCTGTTCGAGGGCAAAGAGGGCACGCCGGAGGAGGAAGCGCTGGCCGTTTGCAAGCAAGCCTATCTCGAAGCCGACAACGACCTTGAGCTCCAAGCGCGCCTTGCCCTCGACTTTTTGGACTATGCCGGCGCGTCCAAGGTCATCTTGCTCGCCAAGGACGCCGGTGATATGTGTGAGGACGCGTTCAAGGCGATCAAGAAGAAGTCCCCCCTGGCCGACTTGGATCGCCAGATGAGAGAGCGCTGTGGTGTCACCGCCGACCTCATGGATCTGCTTGCCTCCAAGCGATCGGAATAA